In a single window of the Cucumis melo cultivar AY chromosome 11, USDA_Cmelo_AY_1.0, whole genome shotgun sequence genome:
- the LOC103499022 gene encoding uncharacterized protein LOC103499022 — MEQRRAAEGKDSLFSGDFMGGFPGFGLFGSHRGKKDGAPGLVIQEICSDEEREEDDDFRDQRHGWNENNSGSGQEPSVEHPDDSNDERQITTQGGSENNSFRVQPKAGKSSVHSCKVTYGGVDGAYYSSTRTRRVDNEGVLLEETKEADKTTGQATHRVSRGIHDKGHSVTRKLNPDGKVDVVQTLHNLDEEELPGFEQAWNGNFQGHRHIPDAGFHHMDPNFESRGSRNNEISSWGFPFLAERRNENDGGRDSSTPGRTKKVIRINID; from the exons ATGGAGCAAAGGAGAGCAGCAGAAGGGAAGGACTCACTTTTCTCAGGCGACTTCATGGGTGGTTTCCCCGGATTTGGTTTATTTGGATCGCATAGAG GGAAGAAAGATGGGGCACCGGGACTTGTGATTCAAGAAATCTGCTCCGATGAGGAGAGGGAGGAAGACGATGACTTTAGGGATCAGAGACATGGCTGGAATGAGAATAATTCTGGGTCGGGCCAGGAGCCATCCGTTGAGCATCCCGATGATTCAAATGATG AGCGCCAGATAACGACTCAAGGAGGTAGTGAGAATAATAGTTTTAGAGTTCAGCCAAAGGCTGGTAAATCCAGTGTCCATTCTTGCAAGGTCACGTATGGGGGTGTAGATGGAGCATACTACTCTTCGACCAGAACTAGAAGGGTTGATAACGAGGGA GTATTGCTTGAAGAGACGAAAGAAGCAGATAAGACAACAGGTCAGGCCACTCATAGGGTCTCTAGAGGAATTCATGATAAG GGTCATTCGGTTACGAGGAAACTGAACCCGGATGGTAAAGTGGACGTAGTTCAGACTCTGCATAATCTGGACGAAG AAGAGCTTCCTGGTTTTGAGCAAGCATGGAACGGCAATTTTCAAGGGCATAGACATATTCCAGATGCTGGATTTCATCATATGGATCCCAATTTTG AATCCAGAGGCAGTAGGAACAACGAGATTTCAAGTTGGGGTTTTCCATTTCTTGCTGAAAGGAGAAATGAAAACGATGGTGGAAGGGACAGTTCTACTCCTGGTAGAACCAAAAAAGTAATCAGGATCAACATAGATTAG
- the LOC103499021 gene encoding uncharacterized protein LOC103499021: MKLVWSPDTASKAFIDTVKSCENFEEFGVAELLSAMAAGWNAKLILHACSPTASSAVTTIGLAVAARHTGGRYVCAVADERSKSVYVKNLQEAGVSSPKEIIVGEAEMATVAVVGVDFLVVDCKRKDFTRVLRLVKVSEKGAILICRNTWPRSFEKLGYCRLLPKGTRFVRSVSLPVGQGLSIIHIGSSHGGNGDALISTSKPSRWMKHVDERSGEEHVYRERI; this comes from the exons ATGAAGCTCGTTTGGTCTCCAGATACAGCTTCTAAAGCTTTCATAGATACCGTTAAATCT TGCGAGAATTTCGAAGAATTCGGCGTCGCCGAACTTCTCTCAGCCATGGCTGCTGGCTGGAACGCCAAGCTGATCCTGCACGCTTGTTCCCCCACCGCCTCCTCCGCCGTCACCACCATTGGTCTCGCCGTAGCCGCGCGGCACACCGGCGGACGGTACGTGTGCGCGGTGGCGGACGAGAGGTCGAAATCGGTGTACGTGAAGAACTTGCAGGAGGCCGGTGTATCGTCGCCGAAGGAGATTATCGTTGGAGAGGCAGAGATGGCGACAGTTGCGGTGGTCGGAGTGGACTTTCTGGTTGTGGATTGTAAGCGGAAGGATTTTACTAGGGTTTTAAGGTTGGTGAAAGTAAGCGAGAAAGGAGCGATCTTGATATGTAGAAATACATGGCCTAGAAGTTTCGAGAAGCTTGGTTACTGCAGGCTCCTACCGAAGGGGACACGTTTCGTAAGGTCAGTGAGCTTGCCGGTGGGTCAGGGTTTGAGTATTATTCATATAGGATCTTCCCACGGCGGTAACGGCGACGCTTTGATCTCGACGAGCAAGCCCAGCCGTTGGATGAAGCACGTCGATGAGCGTTCCGGTGAAGAACACGTGTACCGGGAGCGAATCTAA
- the LOC103499024 gene encoding vestitone reductase-like codes for MESAAKGKVCVTGGTGFVASWLIKKLLENGYSVTTTVRADPEKRKDYSFLTNLPGASEKLQIYQADLHDPNSFAPAIAGCIGVFHLATPIDVDDKEPVESLTRRTIEGTLGILKLSVDSKTVRRVVYTSSAATMQFNHHKVDFLDENCWSDIDYINNIAPLGRSYPISKTLTEKAVLEFSQQYGLEVVTVLPTYVVGPFICPKIPGSVHVILSLILGNESEYGLILKSNMVHVDDVARAHIYLFEHPSASGRYVCSSHIITLEELANFFSAKYPEFQIPSPESLKDVKGYIFTDVSSKKLLDAGFQYKYGIEEMLDGAIESCKEKGYL; via the exons ATGGAAAGTGCGGCGAAGGGGAAAGTTTGTGTAACTGGAGGTACTGGATTTGTAGCTTCATGGCTGATCAAGAAGCTTCTTGAAAATGGCTACTCTGTCACTACCACTGTTAGAGCCGACCCAG AGAAGAGAAAAGACTACAGCTTCTTGACAAATCTACCCGGAGCATCAGAAAAGCTGCAAATATACCAGGCTGATCTTCACGACCCGAACAGCTTTGCTCCTGCCATTGCAGGTTGCATTGGAGTCTTTCATCTTGCTACCCCAATTGATGTGGATGACAAAGAACCTGTGGAATCGTTGACGAGACGAACGATTGAAGGAACATTGGGCATCCTTAAACTTTCTGTAGATTCGAAAACAGTAAGGCGAGTTGTATACACTTCCAGTGCGGCCACCATGCAGTTTAATCACCATAAAGTAGACTTCTTGGATGAGAACTGTTGGAGTGACATTGATTATATCAATAATATTGCACCGTTGGGAAGATCATACCCGATTTCCAAGACTTTAACCGAGAAAGCAGTTCTCGAGTTCTCTCAGCAATATGGATTAGAAGTTGTCACTGTCCTTCCAACGTATGTCGTCGGTCCCTTCATTTGTCCTAAAATTCCCGGCTCTGTTCATGTGATACTGTCTCTGATATTAG GTAATGAATCAGAGTATGGTTTGATCTTGAAATCAAACATGGTGCATGTGGATGATGTGGCAAGAGCACACATTTATCTATTTGAACATCCGAGTGCAAGTGGGCGATATGTTTGTTCTTCTCACATAATCACATTGGAAGAATTGGCTAACTTCTTTTCTGCCAAGTACCCAGAATTTCAGATACCATCTCCTGA GTCTTTGAAAGATGTCAAAGGCTACATATTCACTGATGTCTCATCAAAGAAGCTTTTGGATGCTGGTTTTCAATACAAGTATGGTATCGAAGAAATGCTTGATGGAGCAATCGAAAGCTGCAAAGAGAAGGGTTATCTCTAG
- the LOC103499020 gene encoding 40S ribosomal protein S13, whose amino-acid sequence MGRMHSRGKGISASALPYKRTPPSWLKISSQDVAENICKFAKKGLTPSQIGVILRDSHGIAQVKSVTGNKILRILKAHGLAPEIPEDLYHLIKKAVSIRKHLERNRKDKDSKFRLILVESRIHRLARYYKKTKKLPPVWKYESTTASTLVA is encoded by the exons ATGGGTCGTATGCATAGTCGAGG TAAGGGTATTTCAGCTTCCGCACTACCTTACAAGAGGACGCCGCCTAGTTGGTTGAAGATCTCTTCTCAGGAT GTCGCTGAAAACATTTGCAAATTTGCAAAAAAGGGTTTGACACCTTCTCAAATCGGTGTTATTCTCCGTGATTCTCATGGGATTGCTCAGGTCAAAAGTGTAACTGGGAATAAAATTTTGCGTATATTGAAGGCTCATG GGCTAGCTCCTGAAATTCCAGAGGATCTTTACCATCTCATTAAGAAAGCTGTTTCAATCAGAAAGCATTTGGAGAGGAACAGGAAAGATAAGGATTCCAAGTTCAGGTTGATTTTAGTCGAGAGTAGGATCCATCGCTTGGCCCGGTATTACAAGAAGACAAAGAAGCTGCCCCCTGTCTGGAAGTA
- the LOC103499023 gene encoding vacuolar protein sorting-associated protein 26A-like isoform X2 — MNYLLGAFKPSCNVSIAFSDGKTRKQVPLKKGNGQTVLVPLFQSQENITGKVTIDPLQGKKVDHNGVKIELLGQIEMYFDRGNFYDFTSLVRELDVPGEIYERKTYPFEFSTVEMPYETYNGVNVRLRYVLKVTISRGYAGSIVEYQDFVVRNYSPLPSINNAIKMEVGIEDCLHIEFEYNKSKYHLKDVIIGKIYFLLVRIKIKNMDLEIRRRESTGSGANTHVETETLAKYELMDGAPVREAKLSLIFEK; from the exons ATG AATTACCTGCTTGGAGCTTTTAAGCCATCGTGCAATGTATCAATTGCATTTTCAGATGGAAAAACACGCAAGCAG GTTCCACTAAAGAAGGGAAATGGTCAAACAGTTTTGGTTCCCCTCTTCCAAAGTCAAGAGAATATTACTGGGAAG GTAACAATAGATCCTCTACAAGGAAAAAAAGTTGATCACAATGGTGTTAAAATTGAGCTTCTTGGTCAAATCG AGATGTATTTCGATAGAGGCAACTTTTATGACTTTACTTCTCTTG TTCGTGAATTGGATGTTCCGGGAGAAATCTATGAAAGGAAAACATACCCATTCGAATTTTCTACAGTTGAAATGCCCTATGAGACATATAATGGGGTGAATGTGAGGCTGAG GTATGTTCTCAAAGTTACCATCAGTCGTGGTTATGCTGGTAGCATTGTGGAATATCAAGACTTTGTG GTTCGCAACTATTCTCCACTTCCATCAATTAATAACGCTATCAAG ATGGAAGTCGGAATTGAAGATTGCCTGCACATCGAGTTTGAGTATAACAAAAGCAA GTACCATCTCAAAGATGTTATAATTGGCAAGATTTATTTCCTGCTGGTGAGAATTAAGATAAAGAATATGGATCTGGAGATCAGGCGTCGAGAATCAACAGGATCTGGTGCTAACACTCATGTCGAGACAGAGACACTAGCTAAATATGAGCTGATGGATGGAGCTCCAgtaagag AAGCAAAACTTTCGTTGATATTTGAAAAGTAA
- the LOC103499025 gene encoding LOW QUALITY PROTEIN: vestitone reductase-like (The sequence of the model RefSeq protein was modified relative to this genomic sequence to represent the inferred CDS: deleted 2 bases in 1 codon), protein MEGGMKGKVCVTGGTGFIGSWLVKRLLEDGYSVSTTVRSDPEKKRDYSFLTNLPGASKNLQIYNADLNDPDSFGDAIEGCIGVFHVATPVDFEDKEDAEVVIRRTVDGALGILKACLNSRTVRRVVYTSSASAIQFCNDSNKMEYLDESNWAEIDYINKVLPKGRSPYPISKKLTEQAILEFSKQHGLEVVSVIPTFVVGPFICPKLPGSVRTTLALVLGNEDEYGMILRINMVHVDDVARAHIFLFENPKANGRYVCSSHIITIEDLAKFLSAKYPEFQLPSLEVLKDVKCYIDFADVSSKKLLDAGFQYNCGIDEMFDEAIQCCKEKGYL, encoded by the exons ATGGAAGGTGGGATGAAGGGGAAAGTTTGTGTAACAGGAGGCACTGGATTTATAGGATCGTGGCTCGTCAAGCGACTTCTCGAAGATGGTTACTCCGTCTCAACCACCGTAAGATCAGACCCAG agaagaaaagagaTTATAGCTTCTTAACAAATCTACCAGGAGCATCGAAGAATCTACAAATATATAATGCTGATCTGAATGATCCAGATAGTTTTGGAGATGCCATAGAAGGGTGTATTGGAGTTTTTCATGTTGCTACTCCAGTGGATTTTGAGGATAAAGAAGATGCGGAAGTGGTGATAAGAAGAACAGTGGATGGAGCTTTGGGGATATTGAAAGCCTGTTTAAATTCAAGAACAGTAAGAAGAGTTGTGTACACTTCAAGTGCATCAGCCATACAATTTTGTAATGACAGCAACAAAATGGAGTATTTGGACGAAAGTAATTGGGCTGAAATTGATTACATAAATAAAGTTCTACCAAAGGGAAGATCA CCATACCCAATTTCCAAGAAATTAACAGAACAAGCAATTCTTGAATTTTCAAAACAACATGGGTTGGAAGTTGTGTCTGTTATTCCAACTTTTGTTGTTGGTCCCTTCATTTGTCCTAAGCTTCCTGGCTCTGTTCGCACAACATTGGCTTTGGTTTTAG GCaatgaagatgaatatggaaTGATTTTAAGAATAAACATGGTGCACGTAGATGACGTGGCAAGGGCACatatttttctatttgaaaATCCAAAGGCAAATGGGAGATATGTTTGTTCTTCCCACATAATCACAATTGAAGATTTGGCTAAATTTCTCTCTGCCAAATACCCAGAATTTCAATTACCATCTCTAGA GGTTTTGAAAGATGTCAAATGCTACATTGATTTTGCTGATGTGTCGTCAAAGAAACTTTTGGATGCTGGTTTTCAATACAATTGTGGGATTGATGAAATGTTTGATGAAGCTATTCAATGTTGCAAAGAGAAGGGTTATCTCTAA
- the LOC103499023 gene encoding vacuolar protein sorting-associated protein 26A-like isoform X1, with the protein MNYLLGAFKPSCNVSIAFSDGKTRKQVPLKKGNGQTVLVPLFQSQENITGKVTIDPLQGKKVDHNGVKIELLGQIEMYFDRGNFYDFTSLVRELDVPGEIYERKTYPFEFSTVEMPYETYNGVNVRLRYVLKVTISRGYAGSIVEYQDFVVRNYSPLPSINNAIKMEVGIEDCLHIEFEYNKSKYHLKDVIIGKIYFLLVRIKIKNMDLEIRRRESTGSGANTHVETETLAKYELMDGAPVRGESIPVRLFLSPYELTPTHRNINNKFSVKYYLNLVLVDEEDRRYFKQQEITIYRLQETT; encoded by the exons ATG AATTACCTGCTTGGAGCTTTTAAGCCATCGTGCAATGTATCAATTGCATTTTCAGATGGAAAAACACGCAAGCAG GTTCCACTAAAGAAGGGAAATGGTCAAACAGTTTTGGTTCCCCTCTTCCAAAGTCAAGAGAATATTACTGGGAAG GTAACAATAGATCCTCTACAAGGAAAAAAAGTTGATCACAATGGTGTTAAAATTGAGCTTCTTGGTCAAATCG AGATGTATTTCGATAGAGGCAACTTTTATGACTTTACTTCTCTTG TTCGTGAATTGGATGTTCCGGGAGAAATCTATGAAAGGAAAACATACCCATTCGAATTTTCTACAGTTGAAATGCCCTATGAGACATATAATGGGGTGAATGTGAGGCTGAG GTATGTTCTCAAAGTTACCATCAGTCGTGGTTATGCTGGTAGCATTGTGGAATATCAAGACTTTGTG GTTCGCAACTATTCTCCACTTCCATCAATTAATAACGCTATCAAG ATGGAAGTCGGAATTGAAGATTGCCTGCACATCGAGTTTGAGTATAACAAAAGCAA GTACCATCTCAAAGATGTTATAATTGGCAAGATTTATTTCCTGCTGGTGAGAATTAAGATAAAGAATATGGATCTGGAGATCAGGCGTCGAGAATCAACAGGATCTGGTGCTAACACTCATGTCGAGACAGAGACACTAGCTAAATATGAGCTGATGGATGGAGCTCCAgtaagag GTGAATCTATTCCAGTCAGACTCTTTCTTAGCCCTTACGAGCTGACGCCTACACATCGTAACATCAACAACAAATTCAGTGTGAAGTATTATTTAAATCTTGTTCTTGTTGATGAAGAGGACAGACGCTATTTCAAGCAGCAGGAGATCACTATATATAGGCTTCAGGAGACAACCTGA